Within Vicia villosa cultivar HV-30 ecotype Madison, WI linkage group LG1, Vvil1.0, whole genome shotgun sequence, the genomic segment TGATAATCATTGCAAAATCATTTCAACTTTTCTTTTACAAGTGTTTGCTGAAAATGTTATCCAAACTAACTCATTCTTACCTCTGACAATTCTGTTGATAATGATGTAATTTTCTCAGTGTTTGACCTTGCTTGTTCTTCTATGGCTAGAAGTGCAGCTTTCTCCTTGGCAGACCAAATTGCCCTTTCCTCCTCTATTTCCAATAAGGCATTTGTAAGTTGCTGCAAGATCAAGGAGACGCGTTGAAACAATTTTACATTTATAACAAGAAATTACCTTAAAAAGGGAAGAATaacaatcaaaagaaaaagatagtTGCAATTGCACTACCATTGACAACTCCTTCTTTTCTTCCACCAATTCTTTGATCGAGCTTTTCAATTTTTCCTGGTTGACGTCAGATTCTCCCAATCTTTGTTTCTAGATGCACATGAATAAGATGTCAGATTTGAGCTTGTAAGATCTTAACAGGTATCAATAGTCAATTTCAGCATTCAAATTCAGAATCTTTCCCTCTCTAAATTTTCTTTCAATGACTAAATTTTGTTCTCAGTTCTTTGGCATCATTTTATCGATAGTTTAACATAAGAGTTGAAGTTGAACGGAGAAATCAAAAAGAATTTTGCAGAACAACTTACAACAGCTGAAATCTCCTCCTTCAAATCATATATTTCAGAGGCTGATGTCACCAGTTTGTCAGTCAAATCTTCCAATTCTGATTTCAAAGCTTCGTTAATAGAAATCACCTCTTCTTTCTCTTTAAGCACGGCGGATATTTCTTCTTCCAACGAAGTGATTCTTGTTTCCGATTCAAATGCAAAAACTTCCAGCTCTTTGTACTCTTCCTGATCACCGATGCATAGATATTTAAAAATCAGTTATCCTACTtggaaatttttaaaaacttaaagACAAATGATCATGCATGAAAAATAATGCAGTGCATTAGCCGAATTATCATTGTTACAAATGTGCAAACCAAATAATGATAACAAAAACTCAATTAAAACATAGTACTTATTTCTTGCTACAATCAGTTGTCTACAAAAGGAATTAAAGGCTTGcttaaataataagtaataaccaCATGGTCTTATACCAGAGAAAATGCAAGATCCTTTGGTCTTTGAGTATCAAACATCTTTGAACTCTTTCCAGCAAGTGAATCATGTTTACTGATATCGCGTTCAAGACGTGAGTTCTGACCATGCAACCGTTTGATCTCTCGTTCAGCATAGGCTTTCTCACCCTACAAATATGTCGGGCAATAAAATTATATGCGTTCAACAAGTCAATATGTTACAATGAAACCAAAAAACCTGAGTATAGCAAAAAAACCTCAAGTTTTGTTTTCTCTTGCATAGCGATCTTAAGCTTCGACTCAGTTTCTTTCATCTTGGTTTTTGCCTTCTCAAAATCTTTTCTTAGAGTTTCCTTTTCCTTGGCCACTGAAGATGATGTTAAACACACTATCTCTTTTTCAAGAGTTTGGATATAAGAAATCAGCTCTTGATTTTCCAATTCTTGTTGTTCAAACCGTTCCTATAATAATAACTTAAAGTTTAGCATGCCCGAGATGGTGCATTATGCAATCAGGCAAAACAAGAGAAAGTACAGATAACATGTCACCAAATAAAGGCCTACCTGCAAAGAATTATGAGAGCTCTGAGCATCTAGTTTTGATTCCTCAAGAAGCTTTTGAATATTCGATAACTGGCTGTCCAGAAGAATCTGCAACCCAAATATTAGACCTACCAGAGAACCCAGATATGACTAGAAATATATCATAATAGAAAGGCACTTTTACCTTCTGATTCTCAAGCTCGGATATTGTTTGAGTTAAGCTAGAATTCAACTTCTGACAATTATTAAAGATTAATTTTTGTCCTGCAGAATCCTGAGATATTGAGGTTTTGAAATCCTGCATCAAATCATAAAATGAAACCAAAATTGACGAGTCTAAATATTTACGTAGATACAATAATTagttagaaaatagaaaatagctGCTCAAGACACTATGAAATAAACACTAagcaattatatttttattacattgATCCAATATAGCGTCGGAATAATACTTACAAGGAATATATGACAGAGAGTAGAGAAACTTTTAGTcgcatcatcaatcatcaaaataACACTTTGAACAGCTTCTTTCGAATTTTGTACTTCAGACATTACATCTTCGATTTCCATGGAAACACTGGCTATAAAGTCAACATTCTCATCCTACATGAAACATCAAAAATACATTTTATAGGAAATGTTATATAACCATGAAATCATAATTAAGCAAGAATCTAAAAGTTCATACAAAGCATAAAATACATACATCAATGTTGTTCACAGTTTTACTGGAAATAAGTTGTTCATTAGCCAATCGAGCTGCCTCCTGTGCTTTTATAAGCTCATTATTAAGCTAAGTAGATGAAACAAAATTCAGGAATTAGAAATGTGAATAAGggaaaaaatgacattttttacACAACCAAGCAGCTTCATATTTGTGTCTGCAAAAAGTATAGTCAACATAAATATTTGTGGGAGCCATATTTAGATAAACAATGAGCATTTTccagtaattaaataaaaaaatacataaaatattgtGCAATTATGGATCAACAATGACTACCTCTTCAATTTTCTCCCTGGCACTCACATTCTGCTCGGTTGCCAAATCATAAACAGTATCCAGGTTCTGTTGGCTTGATAGCTTTTCCATTTCCAAAACATTAATCTTCAAGATACAAGGACAAAAAATATAAGCAAGACGCGTCTAGAAATCACAAAAAtgcattttattaaaatatattgaagAATGTTTTAGGCTTGATTGTAACATCCCCAAAATTTCAAGGACACTACTGAAAAGTTTCAGGTTCAAGCTGGCTTAATTActaaagaaaagagaagaaaacaaAGTCAATTACCCAAGATAATTTGTACAGAAGTTCTACAATGAAAAAATTTCAGAATTGAGAAAGACAAATTTAATACATGACAGATCTAGCTTCTAAAGTATTTGTTCATATTAGTACTAATCCCTATATAGTTCTTCAAAGGAGTAAGATCAATATAATACACATATTATAAGGATCAATTCCATTATAGAATATGGATTAAAAAGCTAAACAAGGACGACAAAAGTAATCTTTTTGCATTAAACCATAAcaattctaattcttttgttcATTCCCATTTTCCTTAAACACATTTCATGCAGCACAAAGCAGAAAACAGTTattacaaataaaaaacaaataaacttttGGAACTAAGAAAGAATAAGCATGATAAAAAAAACCTGCTCTTGAAGTCTCTTGATAACAAGAATAGCCTCTGTTTCTCTAAGACTGTCATATTCTGCTTGCTGTTGTAGATATTTGTTGTCTTCTTGCTATAATTGTAACATGTTAGAATACAAAATATTGAGAATTGAAGAATAGGAAATACTAATAAGCCATATGATATGACAAACCATAGATAATCTTTTCTTCCGTGATGAATCTCTTTTCCTGTTTGTTACAAGCAATAAAGCACGAGGGTTTGGTAGATTGTGGTTGACATTTGCATCACCTTTATCGTCCTCTTCTTTCTTACAGGAATCGTCCACATTGAAATCTGCATCTAGGAGTTTGTTGAAAGGAACAAGTGGTCCCATTTCTAGCTTAGGTCGAATAGGTTCTGTGGTAGAAACATCGGTGTGGATGCTAGAATGCACCTGAAgtgaagaaaaacaaaataaatgatatgattacaataataaaaataacttaaCTAGTATCACAAACAAACACCAAATCATAATTCATATAAAACCCATTAGAACTAATAATGAATTTTTAGAAAGAAAGTAATACATCTTTTAGATGCGTCTGTGAAATATTTCCAGGACACCATGTTTCCCGCCTCTTCTCCTGCAGAGCATGTGCGAAAAAACTCGATTAACCAATGGTAGTAAAGAGAGGAGGATGCAAGAAATACAAAAAGATCAGGAAAAAGCATATTAGTTGTAACTTGTAAGGAGTTAGTACTAGccaaaagaaaaattaacaaacATGCTTATGTAGGCAATCATTGCATCAAGGGGACtggaaaaataaacatgcaaaaggAAATCAGAAAAACCAGTTGTTGGTGCAAGGTAGCTAGTCAGTGAAGACTGCTTTAGAAGCAGTTATTCAACTACTCCATTAAGAGCCTAATACCCAAAATGAAGCACATGCTGTACAAAGAGCCTATTACAAACCAAGCTAAATGCATTAGTAATacctttttaatatatttgtaaATTTATTTCAATACCAAATATATTTGCACATGCATAAGTAATAGTACCTTTTTAGTATATTTGACGCTCTCATCCCTATTTGAAAACAAAACCATTGAACTCAAGTTTTCAATTCTCTTGGCTTGCTCGTGCACTCTCTTTTCCCATTCAccttgtgttttctttttctcttctaattccAAAGCTATGCGTTCCCTTTCTAGTTCAGACTGGAAAAAAAAAGTATTGCAAGTTCATAACATAATGAATAAACaagaattttgtaatgattaactAAGAAGGAAAATTCATGCACCTGTAACAATGTATTTCTAAGGCTCAAAATCTCCTCTTCCAAATGTTCTGAACGAAAACCCTAAAGAAAAGACCAATTATAATTTTAGCAATATTTAAGAAAACCAAATTGTGTATATTTACAATCATACATAAATGGTTataaaagattaaataaaaaaatggtaacATAAAATTAGATCAACCGTCAATTTGGCACGAAgctcttcaatttccttcttttgGCGCTTTAATAAAGCAGCATCTGTCATAATCTGGAACGTAAACAAAGAGGAAAAACATTATACCACTTCAGTACAAAGCATAACCACGGATAATAAGACACAACAAATAGAAAAGTACAACAAAATGTTGTATGATACCAAAATAAAGAGAACAAGATCAAAATAAAAGAGCACTTTAAATGAGGGGAATGGATTAGGAGAAACCTCATTGATTTTAGCACAATTTGTAACACGCAAAGCTCGGCTTGCAAATTGTAGACTGCTTTTAGTTTCATCTGTATGTATCTGCCACATATAATAAAGATGAGTTGTAATTCAAAACGTTTGACATGTAGCAAACAGCTAATTGTTTGGGAGTAGGAAAAGAGGATATTTGTAACAAAACTTAATACATGTCATCTATGGAGGACAAACATAAATGTACATGTTTTAGTAATTGCAGTGATATAAAAGCCCATAGTAGAGAAATATTGACGGTGCTTTATGTTAAGAAATTTGGAAAGAAATGGTTTACAATGGACAGAAAAAGAGTTAAACTTGTAGATATCTGATAAAATGGTGTGAATGAAGTGTAAGAAACAATGAAGGGATATCTGACCTGAGCAAGTGTGATATTACAAATTATAGCTGTGTTAGCATTTCCCCCTAACGCAGGTTGCAAAATTCTTGTAAGCTTGCTATCTCGATATGGAACATGACCACTGCATcgatttttatattttcaatttttcgCATTGAAACACAAAAGGCTAAAATATAATGAGTTAAACTTACCCTTGACTCTCAACGCCTTCACTCAATTTTTTAATCACAGTTCCCAAAGTCATTAAACTTTTGTTTATGTGTGAACCCTCTTTGAGACGTACACCTTCTGCTCCAGTTTTTGCAGCACGCTCTGAACCAGCAAGATCCACCAAATTCTATCAAAAAATTAAGATAATGATTAAAAAATATGCAAATTTATGCaaattttcattttaacaaaatgaGAGAGAAAAATGCATGTGTCATACTCATAGGTGAATGGTTAAATACCTACACGCAATAAGTAAAAACTTTTCAATAAGAGACAAATTTCTAATTGAAACATTGACATACCAACACTGATACACGAACAGCATCACAAGAGCTACTAGTGCTTTCATCTTCATTTCTATCTCTGCTTTCAATTATCTACTAAACACAAGACTTTAATTATTGGAGGGGAAAGCATCAACAAACTTTTTTAGAGaaaagtgtaaaacctgaaagaATATTGTTTACCATGCGAAAAATAGTATGGGATCTACTACTGTACAAATTCATAT encodes:
- the LOC131621309 gene encoding kinesin-like protein KIN-7O, with the protein product MDRIHVTVRARPLSPDDAKTSLWRISGNSIFIPNHSSMFEFDQVFDENSKTSEVYETRTKDIVAAAVSGFNGTVFAYGQTNSGKTHTMRGSKAEPGVIPRAVQDLFHILQQDVDREFLLRMSYMEIYNEEINDLLVPEHRKLQIHENIERGIYVAGLREEIVTSSEQVLNLMEFGESHRHIGETNMNLYSSRSHTIFRMIIESRDRNEDESTSSSCDAVRVSVLNLVDLAGSERAAKTGAEGVRLKEGSHINKSLMTLGTVIKKLSEGVESQGGHVPYRDSKLTRILQPALGGNANTAIICNITLAQIHTDETKSSLQFASRALRVTNCAKINEIMTDAALLKRQKKEIEELRAKLTGFRSEHLEEEILSLRNTLLQSELERERIALELEEKKKTQGEWEKRVHEQAKRIENLSSMVLFSNRDESVKYTKKEKRRETWCPGNISQTHLKDVHSSIHTDVSTTEPIRPKLEMGPLVPFNKLLDADFNVDDSCKKEEDDKGDANVNHNLPNPRALLLVTNRKRDSSRKKRLSMQEDNKYLQQQAEYDSLRETEAILVIKRLQEQINVLEMEKLSSQQNLDTVYDLATEQNVSAREKIEELNNELIKAQEAARLANEQLISSKTVNNIDDENVDFIASVSMEIEDVMSEVQNSKEAVQSVILMIDDATKSFSTLCHIFLDFKTSISQDSAGQKLIFNNCQKLNSSLTQTISELENQKILLDSQLSNIQKLLEESKLDAQSSHNSLQERFEQQELENQELISYIQTLEKEIVCLTSSSVAKEKETLRKDFEKAKTKMKETESKLKIAMQEKTKLEGEKAYAEREIKRLHGQNSRLERDISKHDSLAGKSSKMFDTQRPKDLAFSLEEYKELEVFAFESETRITSLEEEISAVLKEKEEVISINEALKSELEDLTDKLVTSASEIYDLKEEISAVKQRLGESDVNQEKLKSSIKELVEEKKELSMQLTNALLEIEEERAIWSAKEKAALLAIEEQARSNTEKITSLSTELSENLKIKLSTVTEERDKLMIEMEDQQKHVTEVELLLKHCQDELSREKDHMKELSDKISSMEVKMHADKVTNINETAQFRMMLRGTQAKLDAHRLRYKEAIEESDASKIKYREASEKLKDMLRSQGLELMDLKKQLAAAK